From Diceros bicornis minor isolate mBicDic1 chromosome 16, mDicBic1.mat.cur, whole genome shotgun sequence, one genomic window encodes:
- the ELOA2 gene encoding elongin-A2, producing MAAGSVHQVVEKLQARLATNPDPEQLWRDLKTLSALPISVAILADTGVGKTVSRLRKLEQVGSLARDLVAQWKKLVPVAGNTEPDERDLEKSDPRKRPRDALPKEGEMERDHQELGRSSRSRSDGSETRQKKHRKPSELERPRQVSHSRERPEERKKCHRVSSVCSSELESYDCDWSPPSSAGPPQMSGDHHRRPAEAHVARQRPGEGHSDASQDRRGLSYERHLGAPQGEGAVSQSKEHKSSYQDERPVGAKGQKFSVSITHQAFPREESSRPLFRDSAKEKPPSSGVKKEKEREGRCVQKFSPPSEVASDHHLKKRKHRDSEKTKSDQNKESLDTLDTGMGPGGPLPKVKEKVSSNLKTQGKVKTSHWDRKSGGSLREVAEADTDDEFQPPSMSFESYLNYDQPPKKKKKIVKTSVTALKEKGLKKNDSKSTSENLDSVQELPKVNESKSEKLQLSGADCAKLKKVPTDAFPVLPDLPLLSVRASCCPLPAFEWMPSVQPKPKALSSPQEEEEAGFTGRRVNSKMQVFSGSKCAYLPRMMTLRQQCIQVLKNKIDSIFEVGGVPYSVLEPILKSCTPDQLYRIEKYNHVLVEETDKLWKIHCRQNFQKERPEEHESWREMYLRLQDAREQRLRELAVNIKSAHADMPKGRQAKMILFNSVAKTPSDVPRRQEKFEAGGAAVREKAMMKPVPYPTRSSPAPSSCASSNSGNLIPEKPASDCPGTSSAHLVQVVSNRKPAKKIAPLMAKTIKDFKKRFSRR from the coding sequence ATGGCGGCAGGGTCGGTGCACCAAGTTGTGGAGAAGCTGCAGGCGCGCCTGGCCACCAACCCCGACCCGGAGCAGTTGTGGAGAGATTTGAAGACACTCTCCGCCTTGCCTATCTCAGTAGCCATTCTCGCCGACACCGGGGTCGGCAAGACAGTCAGTCGCCTGCGCAAACTCGAGCAGGTCGGGAGCCTTGCCAGGGACTTGGTGGCCCAGTGGAAGAAGTTGGTTCCTGTGGCAGGAAACACTGAGCCCGATGAAAGGGACTTGGAGAAAAGCGATCCCCGAAAGCGCCCCAGGGACGCCCTTCCgaaggagggggaaatggaaagAGACCACCAAGAACTCGGCAGATCCTCCCGTAGCCGATCAGACGGCTCTGAGACCCGacagaaaaaacacagaaaacccTCAGAGCTCGAGAGGCCCCGCCAAGTGTCCCACAGTCGTGAGAggccagaggagagaaagaagtgcCACAGAGTTTCCTCAGTTTGTTCTTCAGAGCTAGAATCTTATGATTGCGACTGGTCCCCTCCATCGTCCGCTGGTCCGCCTCAGATGTCCGGGGACCATCACAGACGCCCGGCCGAGGCCCACGTTGCACGCCAGAGGCCTGGAGAAGGCCACTCTGATGCCTCCCAGGACAGACGGGGGCTCAGCTATGAACGTCACCTGGGTGCACCCCAAGGGGAAGGGGCTGTGAGTCAAAGCAAGGAGCACAAATCTTCCTACCAGGATGAACGCCCGGTGGGTGCCAAGGGACAGAAGTTCTCTGTTTCGATCACACACCAGGCCTTCCCCAGAGAGGAAAGCTCGAGGCCTCTCTTCCGGGACAGCGCAAAGGAGAAGCCGCCCTCTAGTGGTgtcaagaaagagaaggagagagagggccgCTGCGTCCAGAAGTTCTCCCCTCCCTCCGAGGTGGCTTCAGACCACCACCTCAAAAAGCGAAAGCACAGAGACTCAGAGAAAACCAAATCGGaccaaaacaaggaaagtctagaCACCTTAGACACAGGAATGGGGCCAGGAGGCCCGCTGCCCAAGGTAAAAGAGAAGGTTTCTAGCAACCTAAAGACTCAAGGGAAAGTAAAAACTTCTCATTGGGATAGAAAGTCAGGGGGCTCCCTCCGTGAAGTTGCGGAGGCAGATACGGATGACGAATTCCAGCCGCCCTCCATGTCTTTTGAGTCATACCTCAACTACGACCAGCCCccgaagaaaaagaaaaagattgtgaAAACTTCAGTCACTGCTCTTAAAGAAAaaggacttaaaaaaaatgactctAAAAGCACTAGTGAAAACTTGGACTCAGTTCAGGAATTGCCTAAGGTGAATGAAAGCAAGTCGGAGAAGCTGCAGCTGTCTGGAGCCGATTGCGCCAAGCTGAAAAAGGTCCCCACTGATGCGTTTCCAGTGTTGCCAGACCTCCCATTACTCAGCGTCAGGGCCAGTTGCTGTCCACTTCCTGCCTTTGAATGGATGCCCTCCGTCCAGCCAAAGCCAAAAGCACTGTCTTCAccccaggaagaggaagaagccGGATTTACTGGACGCAGAGTGAATTCTAAGATGCAGGTGTTTTCTGGTTCCAAGTGTGCATATCTCCCCAGAATGATGACCTTGCGCCAGCAGTGCATCCAAGTACTTAAAAACAAGATCGACTCAATCTTTGAAGTGGGAGGAGTCCCGTATTCTGTTCTTGAACCCATTTTGAAGAGTTGTACGCCTGACCAGCTGTATCGCATAGAGAAATACAATCATGTACTAgttgaagaaacagataaattatggAAAATTCATTGTCGCCAAAACTTTCAGAAAGAAAGGCCTGAAGAGCATGAGTCATGGCGGGAGATGTACCTGCGGCTTCAGGATGCCAGAGAGCAGCGGCTCCGAGAACTGGCAGTGAATATCAAGTCTGCACATGCGGATATGCCCAAAGGCCGGCAAGCAAAGATGATCCTTTTCAACTCCGTGGCCAAGACGCCTTCTGATGTTCCAAGGAGGCAGGAGAAGTTTGAAGCAGGAGGAGCAGCTGTCCGGGAAAAAGCCATGATGAAGCCAGTCCCATACCCCACAAGAAGCAGCCCTGCTCCCTCCAGCTGTGCCAGCAGCAACAGCGGTAACCTCATCCCTGAGAAGCCGGCCTCTGACTGCCCAGGCACCAGCAGTGCCCACTTGGTGCAGGTGGTCAGCAACAGGAAACCTGCAAAGAAAATTGCCCCGTTGATGGCCAAGACAATTAAAGATTTCAAGAAAAGATTCTCTCGACGATAA